In the genome of Ignavibacteriota bacterium, one region contains:
- a CDS encoding cache domain-containing protein, giving the protein MNKLNVKNWSILAKILALSLTAIIPFTLFLFMEILPQFSKSMMNDKGENIKQAVEVAYGIIQNVYNDFKNNTLTEEEAKKEAIHQIQALRFGEQNYFWINDDYPKMIAHPIKPELNGKSLRDIKDPNGVYLFNEMAKVCKSQGSGFVDYYWPKPGYNKPVPKISYVKYFKEWNWVLGAGIYVEDVEVAVSELTLQIFKIFGILILISLSFIIFSSIKISKPIKELTKAAESLATGKSNVEVEINTQDEIGKLARNFNLMSRSIQRSIEEINQKSKEAEVAAERAQNAQQESEEKSEYLSKSAVIMLDAMEKAANGDLTTTIKAHNANDDIGRLFDGFNLVAKNISSLLYKVKNTANTNTSFTNEISATMEQMSAGALEQSSQAEEIATAVEEMTKTILETSHNSTAAFESSLKSNERALAGLGKVKESKLKMQKIVDTNEITSTTITSLANRTSQIGNVAKVINEIAEQTNLLALNAAIEAARAGEQGRGFAVVADEVKKLAERTSTATKEIAQTIKEVQNDAQLANSEMVHSKSVVNDGMKNIVELEILLDEITKFVEDVKSQIDQVATANEELSSTAEQIGKNIHGISSVSSENSEGIHQVSQSITELLKSSELLLTLVSSFKVNDLEETPQEFIRNKKIKSYATV; this is encoded by the coding sequence ATGAACAAGCTGAACGTTAAAAATTGGAGTATACTTGCCAAAATTCTAGCATTATCCTTAACTGCTATTATTCCTTTTACTTTATTCTTATTTATGGAAATTTTACCGCAATTCAGTAAATCCATGATGAATGATAAAGGTGAAAATATTAAGCAAGCCGTAGAAGTTGCTTATGGAATAATTCAAAATGTTTACAATGATTTTAAAAATAATACTTTAACAGAAGAAGAAGCAAAAAAGGAAGCAATTCATCAGATTCAAGCACTACGATTCGGCGAACAAAATTATTTTTGGATTAATGATGATTATCCCAAAATGATCGCACACCCTATAAAACCTGAATTAAACGGCAAATCACTTCGCGATATAAAGGATCCAAACGGTGTTTATTTATTTAATGAAATGGCAAAAGTTTGTAAATCTCAAGGAAGCGGATTTGTTGACTATTACTGGCCAAAACCAGGATATAATAAACCTGTACCAAAAATATCTTATGTAAAATATTTTAAAGAGTGGAATTGGGTTTTAGGCGCCGGAATTTATGTTGAAGATGTTGAAGTAGCAGTCTCAGAACTTACTTTACAAATATTTAAAATTTTCGGAATTCTCATTTTAATTTCATTAAGTTTTATTATCTTCAGCAGTATAAAAATTTCAAAGCCAATTAAAGAATTAACCAAAGCTGCTGAATCGCTAGCTACCGGGAAATCAAATGTAGAAGTAGAAATTAACACTCAAGATGAAATTGGAAAACTTGCTCGTAACTTCAACTTAATGAGCAGAAGTATTCAGCGGTCGATTGAAGAAATAAATCAGAAATCCAAAGAGGCTGAAGTAGCTGCAGAAAGAGCTCAAAACGCTCAGCAGGAATCTGAAGAAAAATCAGAATATCTTTCAAAAAGCGCAGTAATTATGTTAGACGCAATGGAAAAAGCAGCTAATGGTGATTTAACGACAACAATAAAAGCCCATAATGCCAATGATGATATCGGCAGACTTTTCGATGGTTTTAATTTAGTAGCAAAAAATATTAGTTCACTTTTATATAAAGTTAAAAATACAGCTAATACAAATACTTCTTTTACAAATGAAATATCAGCAACAATGGAACAAATGTCTGCCGGCGCGCTTGAACAAAGTAGTCAAGCAGAAGAAATAGCGACTGCAGTAGAGGAAATGACAAAAACAATTTTAGAGACCTCTCATAATTCAACTGCAGCATTTGAATCCTCGCTTAAATCAAATGAACGCGCTTTAGCAGGCTTAGGCAAGGTAAAAGAATCTAAATTAAAAATGCAAAAAATTGTTGATACCAATGAAATTACTTCAACAACCATTACTTCTTTGGCAAACAGAACAAGTCAAATTGGTAATGTAGCAAAAGTAATTAATGAAATTGCGGAACAGACAAATTTATTGGCATTGAACGCTGCAATTGAAGCAGCTAGAGCCGGTGAACAAGGCAGGGGTTTTGCGGTAGTTGCAGATGAAGTAAAAAAATTAGCAGAAAGAACATCTACAGCGACAAAGGAAATTGCGCAAACAATTAAAGAAGTTCAAAATGATGCTCAACTCGCAAATTCAGAGATGGTACATTCAAAAAGTGTTGTAAATGACGGGATGAAAAACATTGTTGAATTGGAAATATTGCTGGATGAAATAACTAAATTTGTAGAAGATGTAAAATCACAAATAGATCAAGTGGCAACCGCAAATGAAGAACTATCATCAACCGCGGAGCAAATTGGTAAAAATATTCATGGAATTTCTTCAGTTTCAAGTGAGAATTCTGAAGGGATACATCAAGTTTCTCAATCAATAACCGAATTGTTAAAAAGTTCTGAGTTGCTCTTAACTTTAGTTTCATCTTTTAAAGTAAACGATTTGGAAGAAACTCCTCAAGAATTTATAAGGAATAAAAAAATAAAATCCTACGCAACAGTTTGA
- a CDS encoding ATP-binding cassette domain-containing protein, which yields MIEIVNLHKMFSGKKVLNGINLTIEEGETSVIIGKSGSGKSVLLKHIVGLLFPDQGYIKVGGKKVDPNNHKELYDIRRKFGYLFQGAALFDSMTVGENIALPIIENEYKITQKDLDIKIEKMLELVNLPKTQNLKPSELSGGMKKRVGLARALITEPEYILYDEPTTGLDPIMSDSIDDLIKNLADQLKVTSIVVTHDMFSVKNVADEIAMVHEGKIYFEGTPEQLLSSNDKIIKDFIHRTEI from the coding sequence ATGATTGAAATTGTAAATCTTCATAAAATGTTCAGCGGTAAAAAAGTTTTAAATGGTATAAACCTGACAATTGAAGAAGGTGAAACAAGCGTAATAATAGGCAAAAGCGGAAGCGGTAAAAGCGTTTTACTTAAACATATTGTCGGTTTACTTTTTCCAGATCAAGGCTATATAAAAGTCGGCGGTAAGAAAGTCGATCCTAATAATCATAAAGAACTTTATGATATCCGAAGGAAATTCGGCTATTTATTTCAAGGCGCGGCGCTTTTTGATTCAATGACAGTTGGTGAAAATATTGCGTTACCAATAATCGAAAATGAATATAAAATAACCCAGAAAGATTTAGATATTAAAATTGAGAAAATGCTCGAATTAGTTAATTTGCCTAAAACGCAAAATCTGAAACCTTCCGAACTTTCAGGCGGAATGAAAAAAAGAGTCGGCTTAGCGAGAGCCTTAATAACCGAACCCGAATACATTTTATACGATGAACCGACAACAGGGTTAGATCCGATTATGTCGGATTCTATTGATGATCTGATAAAAAATTTAGCCGACCAATTAAAAGTAACTTCAATTGTTGTTACACATGATATGTTCAGCGTAAAAAATGTGGCTGATGAAATTGCGATGGTACACGAAGGAAAAATTTATTTTGAAGGCACACCGGAACAGCTTTTATCATCAAACGATAAAATTATTAAAGATTTTATTCACCGAACAGAAATTTAA
- the hslU gene encoding ATP-dependent protease ATPase subunit HslU, with translation MKNLTPSQIVTELNKYIIGQDEAKRAVAIALRNRWRRQQVTEGLKEEIMPNNIIMIGPTGVGKTEIARRLAKLTGAPFYKVEASKFTEVGYVGRDVESMIRDLTELAVNMVKSEQTELVKEKADKLTEEKILDLLIPPVRTTVKSNNEIDNGENEEIVRNEKTREWMREKLKKGELDDKLIEFDTTTAAMGMQVVGPFGMDDMGMNIQEIIGSMIPKKKKKRKTTIKEARTIMAQEEAQKLIDMDNVQKEAVRRVEETGIIFLDEIDKIAGNKGAHNGPDVSREGVQRDLLPIVEGSTVNTKYGPVKTDHILFLASGAFHVSKPSDLIPELQGRFPIRVELKSLNEADFIKILTIPQNALLKQYAALLETEEVEIVFEDSAIKEIAKTATIVNEEVENIGARRLHTILTTLLEDILFDVPDKMPEGKISITGEMVNAKLDNIVKNRDLSKYIL, from the coding sequence ATGAAAAATTTAACACCGTCGCAAATTGTTACAGAATTAAATAAATATATAATCGGACAAGATGAAGCAAAACGCGCTGTTGCAATTGCACTTAGAAATAGATGGAGAAGACAGCAGGTTACAGAAGGTTTAAAAGAAGAAATAATGCCAAACAATATTATAATGATCGGACCTACCGGAGTTGGAAAAACTGAAATAGCAAGAAGATTGGCAAAATTAACTGGCGCTCCTTTCTACAAAGTTGAAGCTTCTAAATTTACCGAAGTTGGTTACGTTGGAAGAGATGTTGAATCAATGATAAGAGATTTAACAGAGCTTGCGGTTAATATGGTAAAATCCGAACAAACTGAATTGGTGAAAGAAAAAGCCGACAAATTAACTGAAGAAAAAATTCTCGATTTACTTATTCCTCCGGTTAGAACAACCGTTAAATCAAACAATGAAATTGATAACGGCGAAAATGAAGAAATTGTTAGAAATGAAAAAACCCGGGAATGGATGCGTGAAAAACTCAAAAAAGGTGAGCTTGACGATAAACTGATTGAGTTCGATACCACAACTGCCGCAATGGGAATGCAGGTTGTAGGACCATTTGGCATGGATGATATGGGAATGAACATTCAAGAAATAATTGGAAGTATGATTCCCAAAAAGAAAAAGAAGAGAAAGACTACAATAAAAGAAGCCAGAACAATAATGGCGCAAGAAGAAGCGCAGAAATTAATTGACATGGATAATGTGCAGAAAGAAGCCGTTAGAAGAGTTGAAGAAACCGGAATCATTTTTTTGGATGAAATAGATAAAATTGCCGGAAATAAAGGCGCGCATAATGGGCCTGATGTTTCGCGAGAAGGTGTTCAAAGAGATCTTTTACCAATTGTGGAAGGTTCAACGGTAAATACAAAATATGGACCGGTTAAAACTGATCATATTTTATTTTTAGCTTCAGGCGCATTTCATGTTTCCAAACCTTCGGATTTAATTCCCGAATTACAAGGAAGATTTCCAATTCGTGTTGAGCTTAAAAGTTTAAACGAAGCCGATTTTATAAAAATTCTTACAATTCCTCAAAACGCATTGCTGAAACAATATGCCGCGCTTTTAGAGACCGAGGAAGTTGAAATTGTTTTTGAAGACAGCGCTATTAAAGAAATTGCAAAAACCGCCACAATTGTTAATGAAGAAGTTGAAAATATTGGCGCGCGCCGACTGCATACAATATTAACCACTTTGTTGGAAGATATTTTATTCGATGTGCCGGACAAAATGCCGGAAGGAAAAATTTCAATAACCGGAGAAATGGTTAACGCGAAACTGGATAATATTGTTAAGAACCGTGATTTGAGTAAGTATATTCTTTAA
- a CDS encoding response regulator transcription factor, translating into MKKYKILLVEDDLNLGNILSEYLSLKNYEVELCKNGEEGIEKFKMNNFDLSILDVMMPRKDGFTLAKEIRAINKNIPIIFLTAKSMLKDKIEGFNIGADDYITKPFNTEELILRINAVLKRSQNVIYEDAVFNIGKYIFDYRKRTLKTNNKTISLTSKENELLKLLCENSNQTVEREKALPQIWKDDNYFTSRSMDVYITKLRNYLKDDNSIEIVNVHGIGFKLLINS; encoded by the coding sequence ATGAAAAAGTATAAAATTTTATTAGTTGAAGACGATTTGAATTTGGGAAATATTTTAAGTGAATATTTATCATTAAAAAATTACGAAGTTGAACTATGCAAAAATGGTGAAGAGGGAATTGAGAAATTTAAAATGAATAATTTTGATTTATCCATTCTTGATGTTATGATGCCGAGAAAAGACGGATTTACTTTGGCTAAAGAAATTCGAGCAATAAATAAAAATATTCCAATAATTTTCTTAACGGCAAAGTCGATGCTGAAGGATAAAATTGAAGGTTTCAATATTGGAGCTGATGATTATATAACAAAACCGTTCAATACAGAAGAGTTGATATTAAGAATTAATGCCGTGCTTAAAAGATCACAAAATGTCATATATGAAGATGCTGTTTTTAATATTGGGAAATATATTTTTGATTACCGGAAAAGAACGTTGAAAACAAATAACAAAACCATTTCTCTAACATCCAAAGAAAATGAGTTATTAAAGCTGCTTTGCGAAAACAGTAATCAAACTGTGGAAAGGGAAAAAGCGCTTCCGCAAATATGGAAAGATGATAATTATTTTACTTCACGAAGCATGGATGTTTATATAACAAAATTAAGAAATTACTTAAAAGATGATAATTCCATTGAAATAGTAAATGTTCACGGTATTGGTTTTAAACTTTTAATAAACTCTTGA
- the radA gene encoding DNA repair protein RadA, whose amino-acid sequence MSKQTIKYICTNCGFESLRWLGKCPNCEEWNSFSEEFVESKTKKSKQKVSEENIFKLSEINSQEDIRIKTNLNEFDRVLGGGLIIGSVVLIGGDPGIGKSTLVMQAASSIKSKVLYVTGEESVKQINLRAKRLNVNEESIFILSETNLDIITSAIDKLKPEVVIIDSIQTTFKPEFDNAPGTVTQIRECTNFLMHLAKTLNFSVILIGHVTKEGFIAGPKVLEHIVDTVLQFEGEKNYSYRILRAQKNRFGNTNEIGIFEMHDNGLSEVKNPSQIFLGERNENVTGAVVTSTIEGSRPVLLEVQALVTPTNFGNPQRVTTGFDYRRLSILLAVLEKRAGLRLSTYNVFLNIAGGLKIDEPAIDLAVCAAVVSSLKNQAVKNNFVVLGEVGLGGEIRSISHIDKRIQEAEKLGFSNILIPQNNIKSKKYKSSINIISAEELQEAINLLIE is encoded by the coding sequence ATGTCAAAACAAACCATAAAATATATTTGTACAAACTGCGGATTTGAATCATTAAGATGGCTTGGCAAATGTCCAAACTGTGAAGAATGGAATTCATTTTCAGAAGAATTTGTTGAATCCAAAACAAAAAAATCTAAGCAAAAAGTAAGTGAAGAAAATATCTTCAAATTAAGCGAAATAAATTCTCAAGAAGATATAAGAATAAAAACTAATTTAAATGAATTCGACAGAGTTTTAGGCGGCGGTTTAATTATCGGTTCAGTTGTTTTAATCGGAGGCGACCCCGGAATTGGTAAGTCAACGTTGGTAATGCAAGCCGCATCCTCAATAAAATCAAAGGTATTATACGTAACGGGTGAGGAATCCGTTAAGCAAATAAATCTTAGAGCCAAAAGATTAAATGTAAACGAAGAAAGTATTTTTATTCTCTCTGAAACAAATCTTGATATTATAACTTCGGCAATAGATAAACTCAAACCGGAAGTTGTTATAATTGATTCAATCCAAACAACGTTTAAACCGGAATTTGATAATGCTCCGGGAACTGTTACACAAATACGTGAATGCACAAATTTTTTAATGCATCTTGCAAAAACACTAAACTTTTCCGTAATTCTAATAGGACACGTAACCAAAGAAGGATTTATCGCCGGACCAAAAGTGCTGGAACATATTGTAGATACTGTTCTTCAATTTGAAGGCGAAAAAAATTATTCTTACAGAATTTTACGCGCGCAGAAAAATAGATTCGGGAATACAAATGAGATCGGCATTTTCGAAATGCATGATAACGGCTTATCAGAAGTTAAAAACCCTAGTCAAATTTTCCTTGGTGAGAGAAATGAAAATGTAACCGGCGCTGTTGTTACATCAACAATAGAGGGATCGCGGCCAGTTTTGCTGGAAGTTCAAGCACTCGTTACTCCTACAAATTTCGGCAATCCGCAAAGAGTTACAACCGGTTTTGATTACCGGCGCTTATCAATATTGCTGGCTGTTTTGGAAAAAAGAGCTGGATTAAGATTATCAACATATAATGTATTTTTAAATATTGCCGGAGGATTAAAAATAGACGAACCTGCAATTGATTTGGCTGTTTGTGCCGCAGTTGTTTCCAGTTTGAAAAACCAAGCCGTGAAAAATAATTTTGTCGTACTCGGCGAAGTCGGCTTGGGTGGTGAGATCAGAAGTATAAGTCACATTGATAAAAGAATACAAGAAGCAGAAAAATTAGGATTTTCTAATATTTTAATTCCTCAAAATAATATCAAATCTAAAAAGTACAAAAGCAGTATAAATATTATTTCCGCGGAAGAACTTCAAGAAGCGATAAATTTGTTAATAGAGTAA
- a CDS encoding HAMP domain-containing histidine kinase, producing the protein MKEKSLKFIIALITFAVIGLIAIQFFWIKLALKLEEEKFNKNVGFALNDLVKQIETKETAEVMVKIISPQNDKIYLGKDKNNTQKKIVKHKEYLKNNVLVFNSDDSSVVTVNVEGKNDSNFSTMKVVKNLSANGDSTVQETIIWNGNLDTLIHKKTKIIENVFNDLVFSEKSENILNRINESKIDSLLDDELIKYGIKSDFGFGIINNDSIIYSKNIIDKNDALNSSYKINLFPNDFVKNQNFISLHFDNRQSFLIKSIWWMLLLSVILTSLIIVLFYLTIKMLIRQKKITEVKNDLLNNITHEFKTPISTISLAADVINEEPDIDKKRYSTIIKNESQRLTNMVESILSAAELESSKFTLNKTLEDLHEIIKEVCGKFELTIDKKNGKINLDLRASDSKLYCDKLQFSNAISNLIDNAVKYNENVPEIKISTMNSNSTFEILIEDNGIGMDKKYHSKIFDTFYRIPTGNIHNVKGNGIGLSTVKKIIEAHLGKIFIESEKNKGSKFIIHLPKIY; encoded by the coding sequence ATGAAAGAAAAATCATTAAAATTTATAATAGCGCTTATTACATTTGCCGTAATTGGATTAATTGCAATTCAATTCTTTTGGATCAAGCTGGCGCTTAAATTGGAAGAAGAAAAGTTCAACAAAAATGTTGGATTTGCCTTAAACGATTTGGTTAAGCAAATTGAAACAAAAGAAACGGCTGAAGTTATGGTTAAAATAATTTCACCGCAAAATGATAAAATATATTTGGGCAAAGACAAAAATAATACACAAAAGAAGATTGTAAAGCACAAAGAATATTTAAAGAATAATGTTTTGGTTTTTAATTCGGATGACAGCAGCGTAGTAACTGTAAATGTTGAGGGAAAGAATGATTCAAATTTCTCAACTATGAAAGTTGTTAAAAATTTATCGGCTAACGGAGACAGCACGGTTCAAGAAACAATTATATGGAATGGGAATCTTGATACATTAATTCATAAAAAGACCAAAATAATTGAAAATGTTTTTAATGATTTGGTTTTTTCGGAAAAATCAGAAAATATTTTAAATAGAATAAATGAATCGAAAATTGATTCACTGCTTGATGACGAATTAATTAAATACGGAATAAAAAGTGATTTTGGTTTTGGAATTATAAATAACGACAGTATTATTTATTCAAAAAATATTATTGATAAAAATGACGCTTTAAATTCAAGCTATAAAATTAATTTGTTCCCTAATGATTTTGTTAAAAATCAAAATTTCATTTCCTTACATTTTGATAACCGTCAGTCTTTTTTAATTAAGTCTATTTGGTGGATGCTGCTTCTTTCGGTAATTCTAACTTCGCTCATTATTGTTTTATTTTATTTGACAATAAAAATGTTAATAAGACAAAAAAAAATAACAGAAGTAAAAAATGATCTGCTGAATAATATTACACATGAATTTAAAACTCCAATCTCTACAATTTCACTCGCGGCAGATGTTATAAATGAAGAACCGGATATTGATAAGAAAAGATATTCGACAATTATTAAAAATGAATCACAGCGGTTGACTAATATGGTTGAGTCAATTTTATCTGCGGCTGAATTGGAAAGCAGTAAATTTACATTAAATAAAACTCTTGAAGATCTGCATGAAATAATTAAAGAAGTTTGCGGCAAATTTGAATTAACTATAGATAAAAAGAACGGTAAAATAAATTTGGATTTACGTGCATCCGATTCAAAATTATACTGCGATAAACTGCAGTTCTCAAATGCAATAAGCAATTTGATTGATAATGCAGTAAAGTATAACGAAAATGTTCCTGAAATTAAAATTTCAACAATGAACAGCAACTCCACATTTGAAATACTAATCGAAGACAATGGAATCGGCATGGATAAAAAATATCATTCAAAAATATTTGATACTTTTTACAGAATTCCAACCGGAAATATTCATAATGTAAAAGGTAATGGAATCGGCTTAAGTACCGTAAAAAAAATAATAGAAGCTCATTTGGGAAAAATATTTATAGAAAGTGAAAAAAATAAAGGTTCAAAATTTATCATTCATCTTCCAAAGATATATTAA